A window of the Hypomesus transpacificus isolate Combined female chromosome 10, fHypTra1, whole genome shotgun sequence genome harbors these coding sequences:
- the LOC124472893 gene encoding FYVE and coiled-coil domain-containing protein 1-like — protein MASASVGESQLKRIIRDLHDVVAELCKEHKECGEPITDDSPNLQKFSYKLEYLLQFDQKEKTTFLGNRKDYWDYFCDCLAKIKGANDGIRFVKSTPELKTSLGKGRAFIRYSLVHKRLADTLQQCLINQRVTCDWYYARSPFLKSHLTADIINHLYELNEIHFDVAARGHDLDSDWPTFARRTLGVNSPAYPWKAPSRCSSVNSLVSGYSQAQFLPIPDFGQSLLGDLGELGEPSPCSVADDLRIELDQSELRQQELLERVRELGDETTELRGVVKDLEGQLLASQTTPPRREPITDPSLPSVVKANPETAKGEWVEDLGDSGGALQRELQARLTAAENKNMELLSKLDDTLNEKGNQTASYCDSAWKIQELLDKLKAAEEERLEARREAEERSSHATKLAQELSVREEVLEKKLAELKAANQQEQDAMLRRAEDLQGAIGRIQGGLSLKEKESGNLRAQLQDLQASLEARERQAEELKRRLQEEREDMLLPRGSEGSAGQREALEDQLQVLREQFKARETELAESSARIRQLEEHAEKLTQENQSYCRSGAGTEAMDQDTKQTLHDQLATLRASEKHLKFRLDAAQLTVEERERRLLDENLSLEESVHRALIQREASETKLKKLEQENKNLTEVEAAVKKESALAHVELASVTTKASEMEKNLKVCERHQTDLQEKLGEAEARLHERTQKCELLQARAEELERRSGDLEREKGSAESSHSEKLSRDKNQDPTALSLEVQEASSRLVLSEAHLDLTQREVARLQAEVVGLRTALQAGSDEHMKTQALQEVTEASREDLRALTEQLKAQVEELNRRHVNELLRSREREEALGRERDGEAQARAGLAAEVTLTREELDALKRRYEALALENSEAREALHFANQETAELGVHVCQLTAENEEARLRWEGVSTRLEELEEAEAEKDADGLNATIAGLRQENQSLLAQLHREDGLPSATEQVQERLAEGEARGLQETGAEEIQALRVQPSTQALDHQKQLLVMKEEFQEVRSQLEAEQDMVLKMETKVKHLESETQSYTQAIEEKNAELAKSLNDVSQKEEELNQLKGNLTRCEESLARSERACQDLSERLHRATTEKQNVDLRTSAELDDLYRTKINLEERLIQLIREKDALWQKSDALEFEQKLRDEETERDVNYCLGCHSQFSWWLHKHNCRLCGRPFCYYCCSNTVSTQQGGARERCCRDCYSQHSAVVERHPQQDVGSAPDPPFGPLPGRTTSSTAEQGLAPDDGVFDIISEEEVNGVYDSDLSFSTACSPGHRQQGAAELNSSTSVGDTTSEDAEDLSASVQDAEICLLRAGELTLCVPFSVDDITGFGDSSRELFVKSSCYSLIPIAVGNAGPTISWVFTSEPKSISFSVVYREDTEIPLDQAKVLIPLTRCSSHKETIQGELKVRNPGEYTLIFDNSFSRFISKKVLYRLSVEKPVVYDGSDGV, from the exons atGGCTTCTGCTTCTGTTGGGGAGAGTCAACTCAAAAGGATCATCAGAGATCTGCATG ATGTTGTAGCAGAGCTATGCAAAGAACACAAGGAGTGTGGTGAGCCAATCACGGATGACAGCCCCAACCTGCAGAAGTTTTCATACAAATTAGAGTACCTACTACAG TTTGACCAGAAAGAAAAGACAACTTTTCTGGGCAACAGAAAGGACTACTGGGATTACTTCTGTGACTGCCTGGCCAAGATCAAAGGAGCTAACGACGGGATCCGCTTTGTTAAGTCCACCCCAGAG cTTAAGACATCCCTGGGGAAAGGCAGGGCCTTCATCCGATATTCTCTGGTTCACAAGCGGCTTGCCGACACCCTGCAACAATGTCTCATCAACCAGAGAGTAACCTG TGACTGGTACTATGCTCGCAGTCCCTTCCTGAAGTCTCACCTCACAGCTGACATCATCAACCATCTGTATGAGCTCAACGAGATCCACTTTGATGTAGCAGCCAGAGGTCATGATCTAGATTCTGATTGGCCAACCTTTGCCAG GAGGACTTTGGGAGTTAACTCTCCTGCTTACCCGTGGAAAGCTCCCAGTCGCTGCTCCAGTGTCAACAGCCTGGTTAGCGGCTACTCACAG GCTCAGTTCCTCCCCATCCCAGACTTTGGACAGAGCCTACTGGGGGACTTGGGAGAACTGGGAGAGCCCTCCCCTTGCAGTGTAGCCGATGACCTCCGCATTGAGCTTGACCAATCAGAACTGAGGCAACAGGAGCTGCTGGAGCGTGTGCGCGAGTTGGGGGATGAAACGACAGAGCTGAGGGGTGTGGTCAAAGACCTCGAAGGGCAGCTTCTGGCCTCTCAGACCACGCCCCCAAGGCGGGAGCCAATCACAGACCCCTCTCTACCTTCAGTGGTCAAGGCGAACCCAGAAACAGCCAAAGGGGAGTGGGTCGAAGATCTCGGGGACAGCGGAGGAGCACTCCAAAGAGAACTGCAGGCCAGATTGACTGCGGCTGAGAACAAGAACATGGAGCTTCTCTCCAAGCTGGATGACACCCTGAACGAGAAGGGCAACCAGACGGCCAGCTACTGCGACTCAGCCTGGAAGATCCAGGAGCTCCTGGACAAGCTGAAAGCTGCTGAGGAAGAAAGGCTGGAGGCCAGGAGGGAGGCCGAGGAAAGGTCGAGCCACGCCACCAAGCTAGCTCAGGAATTGAGCGTCCGGGAGGAGGTGTTGGAGAAGAAACTGGCAGAGTTAAAGGCGGCAAACCAGCAAGAGCAGGACGCCATGTTGAGACGAGCCGAGGACCTCCAGGGAGCCATCGGCCGTATCCAGGGAGGGCTCTCCTTGAAAGAGAAGGAGTCTGGGAACCTGAGAGCCCAGCTGCAGGATCTGCAAGCCTCGCTGGAGGCCCGGGAGAGGCAAGCggaggagctgaagaggaggctgcaggaggagagggaggacatgCTGCTGCCGAGGGGCTCTGAGGGCAGCGCCGGCCAGAGGGAAGCGTTAGAGGATCAGCTTCAGGTTCTGAGAGAGCAGTTCAAAGCCAGGGAGACAGAGCTGGCGGAAAGCTCAGCGAGAATCCGACAACTGGAAGAGCACGCTGAGAAGCTAACTCAAGAGAATCAGAGCTATTGTCGTTCCggggctgggactgaggccATGGACCAGGACACTAAGCAAACCCTGCATGACCAGCTAGCTACCCTGAGGGCCTCAGAGAAACATCTCAAGTTCCGGCTGGATGCAGCTCAGTTGACtgtggaggaaagggagaggaggttacTGGATGAGAACCTGTCTTTGGAGGAGAGCGTACATAGAGCCCTTATACAGAGAGAGGCCTCAGAGACTAAGCTCAAGAAGCTCGAGCAGGAGAACAAGAACCTGACGGAGGTCGAGGCGGCGGTGAAAAAGGAGTCGGCCTTAGCCCACGTAGAACTGGCCTCGGTCACAACCAAGGCCTCGGAGATGGAGAAGAACCTCAAGGTGTGTGAGAGGCATCAGACGGACCTCCAGGAGAAGCTGGGTGAAGCGGAGGCTCGGCTCCACGAAAGAACCCAAAAATGTGAACTTCTTCAAGCCAGGGCAGAAGAGCTGGAACGCAGGAGCGGGGatctggagagggagaagggatcGGCGGAGAGCTCCCACTCTGAGAAGCTGTCCAGGGACAAGAACCAAGATCCAACTGCCTTGTCCCTGGAGGTTCAGGAGGCTTCTTCCAGGCTAGTGCTCTCTGAAGCTCACCTGGATCTCACCCAGCGGGAAGTGGCCAGACTCCAGGCAGAGGTGGTGGGGCTTCGCACGGCGCTTCAGGCCGGGTCTGATGAGCACATGAAGACCCAGGCCCTCCAGGAGGTGACGGAGGCCTCTCGAGAAGACCTCCGCGCCCTGACCGAGCAGCTCAAGGcccaggtggaggagctgaacCGGCGCCACGTGAACGAGCTGCTCCGGTCCAGGGAGCGAGAGGAGGCACTGGGGCGCGAGCGCGACGGCGAGGCCCAGGCTCGGGCCGGCCTCGCTGCGGAGGTCACCTTGACCCGGGAGGAGCTGGACGCCCTGAAGAGACGCTACGAGGCCCTGGCGCTGGAGAACAGCGAGGCCAGGGAGGCGCTGCACTTCGCCAACCAGGAGACGGCCGAGCTGGGCGTTCACGTGTGTCAGCTGACGGCGGAGAACGAGGAGGCACGCCTGCGCTGGGAGGGCGTGTCCACccggctggaggagctggaggaggcagaggctgagaaGGATGCCGACGGGCTCAACGCCACCATAGCGGGGCTCCGTCAGGAGAACCAGTCCCTCCTGGCCCAGCTCCACCGGGAGGACGGCTTGCCGTCGGCCACGGAGCAGGTCCAGGAGAGGCTGgctgagggggaggccaggggcctGCAGGAGACCGGGGCAGAGGAGATCCAGGCCCTCCGGGTCCAGCCCAGCACCCAAGCCCTAGACCACCAAAAGCAGCTCCTG GTTATGAAGGAGGAGTTTCAGGAAGTCAGATCACAGCTGGAAGCAGAGCAAGACATGGTGTTAAAAATGGAGACCAAAGTAAAACATCTGGAG AGCGAGACCCAGAGCTATACTCAGGCGATAGAAGAGAAGAATGCTGAACTAGCCAAGTCTCTGAATGACGTCTCTCAGAAGGAAGAGGAACTAAACCAGCTGAAAGGGAACTTGACTAG GTGTGAAGAGAGCTTGGCTAGGTCAGAGAGGGCCTGTCAGGACCTGAGCGAGCGTCTTCATCGAGCCACCACGGAGAAACAGAACGTGGACCTGCGCACCTCAGCTGAACTGGATGACCTCTACCGCACCAAGATcaacctggaggagagactcatCCAACTCATCAG GGAGAAGGATGCTCTGTGGCAGAAGTCGGACGCCCTGGAGTTTGAGCAGAAGCTACGTGacgaggagacagagagggacgtCAACTACTGCCTGGGCTGCCACAGTCAGTTCAGCTGGTGGCTTCACAAACACAACTGCAG GTTGTGCGGCCGTCCGTTCTGCTACTACTGCTGCAGCAACACAGTGAGCACCCAGCAGGGCGGCGCCAGAGAGCGGTGCTGCCGTGACTGCTACAGCCAGCACAGCGCTGTGGTGGAGCGCCACCCGCAGCAGGACGTGGGAAGCGCTCCAGACCCTCCGTTTGGCCCCCTGCCTGGAAGAACCACCTCCAGCACAGCAG agcagggtttagCGCCAGACGACGGGGTGTTTGACATCATCtccgaggaggaggtgaacgGGGTGTACGACAGcgacctctccttctccactgCCTGCTCTCCCGGACACAGACAACAGGGGGCAGCAGAGCT GAACAGCAGCACCAGTGTGGGCGACACCACTTCTGAAGATGCCGAGGACCTCAGTGCTTCTGTGCAGGACGCTGAGATCTGTCTGCTCAGGGCTGGCGAGCTCAC GCTCTGCGTCCCCTTCTCTGTGGATGACATCACAGGATTCGGGGACTCGTCCCGAGAGCTATTCGTCAAGTCAAGTTGCTACAGCCTCATCCCCATCGCCGTGGGCAACGCCGGGCCGACGATCAGCTGGGTTTTTACGTCTGAGCCCAAGAGCATATCCTTCAGCGTGGTCTACCGGGAGGATACCGAGATTCCGCTGGACCAGGCTAAG GTTCTGATCCCTCTGACTCGCTGCAGCTCCCACAAGGAGACCATCCAGGGAGAGCTGAAGGTGAGGAACCCAGGGGAATACACGCTCATCTTCGACAACTCCTTCTCCAG gttcaTCTCCAAGAAGGTGTTGTACCGTCTGAGTGTAGAGAAGCCTGTGGTCTACGACGGCAGTGACGGTGTGTAG
- the LOC124472734 gene encoding chemokine XC receptor 1-like, which translates to MIIMNAYRRSSHYTLCERGQQHFQRNMYTEGQDLTTPADYYNNYYEDEIHEPNCYWFEKNTIQWLYWIVFVLSLFSNILVLVILAKYENLRSLTNTLIMNLALSDLIFTVGLPFWGEYHKGGWIWGEPTCKAVSFMFSVGFYSSGFFLIVMTVQRYLAVIFPLSDILWTRSCFSLLVSMGIWAVSVLAATPAVIFSEVQTEEIEEKTHCGYMDPVWRSWGFYQENALFVVSFLVFCFCYGQILLRLLKPSPTRSKRRYRTVKLIFCLFVAFFVVWAPYNVVTFMRTLFIYQSQENASVNSVKLRDANNYRAKLDCLFYVFRFISCLHCCLNPVFYVFLGVKFKNHLKKMLQSLCQKGNRPSYRNHRLTITSITSGEELSL; encoded by the exons ATGATAATAATGAATGCATATCGGAG ATCCTCACATTACACACTGTGTGAAAGAGGACAACAGCATTTTCAGAG GAACATGTATACTGAAGGTCAAGATCTGACTACTCCAGCTGATTACTACAATAATTATTATGAGGATGAAATACATGAACCAAATTGTTACTGGTTTGAAAAAAACACAATCCAATGGCTTTACTGGATTGTGTTTGTGCTCAGTTTGTTCAGCAACATCCTAGTGCTAGTCATTCTAGCCAAATATGAGAACCTCAGGTCCTTGACCAACACATTGATCATGAACCTGGCTTTGTCCGATCTGATCTTCACAGTGGGGCTGCCCTTCTGGGGTGAATACCATAAGGGTGGCTGGATATGGGGTGAGCCTACCTGTAAAGCTGTCAGCTTCATGTTCTCTGTGGGGTTTTACAGCAGTGGTTTCTTTCTGATAGTGATGACAGTTCAGCGCTACCTGGCTGTCATCTTTCCCCTGTCAGATATATTGTGGACCAGGAGCTGTTTCAGCCTTCTCGTCTCCATGGGGATCTGGGCTGTGAGTGTCTTGGCAGCTACGCCAGCAGTCATCTTCAGCGAAGTCCAGACTGAAGAGATTGAAGAGAAAACTCATTGTGGGTATATGGATCCCGTCTGGAGGTCGTGGGGATTTTATCAGGAGAATGCTCTTTTTGTTGTGTCCTTtttagtgttttgtttttgctatGGTCAAATACTGTTACGGCTACTTAAACCCAGCCCAACCAGGAGCAAAAGAAGATACCGGACTGTCAAACTGATATTTTGCCTGTTTGTTGCTTTCTTTGTGGTATGGGCACCATACAATGTGGTCACATTTATGAGGACTCTCTTTATTTATCAGTCTCAGGAAAATGCTTCGGTCAACTCAGTCAAACTCCGGGATGCCAATAATTACAGAGCAAAGTTAGACTGTCTCTTCTATGTCTTCCGGTTCATTTCCTGTTTACACTGTTGCCTAAACCCTGTTTTCTATGTGTTTCTTGGAGTGAAATTTAAAAATCACTTGAAGAAAATGTTGCAGAGTTTGTGTCAGAAAGGCAACCGTCCAAGCTACAGGAACCATAGGCTCACAATCACATCCATTACTAGTGGCGAGGAGCTCTCGTTGTAG
- the LOC124472361 gene encoding CX3C chemokine receptor 1-like, whose translation MEYSYENANDSTQYYDNYSTDSYGHFQPDSDGHFQPDSDGHFQPDSDGHFQPDSDGHFQFGLFSTVCYSLIFGLSLPGNCFLLYGLLQTRGWRTASDFLLLNLTTSDLIFTLTLPFFAVYHLHGWLFGEWACRLASGALFLGFYSYMSFLTALAVDRYVAIVLAVSTSIQAKRMFCVRLTTAVLWVFCVAACLLEVVYTETRDGFDGEIGCVSTMQGNVEIFSYFLQIFVFFLLPFLVITFCYVRICATVSHSGLRGRNKSIKLIWGIVVGFFVCWAPYNVMLFLHCLRLLGDYMPNTAVSDEAFIVAYYICHTLAYSHCCLNPLLNVFGGQKYRRNLPSSFCSFCLSTGNQRSISHTSQTWV comes from the coding sequence ATGGAGTACAGTTATGAGAATGCAAACGACAGCACTCAATACTACGATAATTACAGCACTGACTCATATGGCCATTTTCAGCCTGACTCAGATGGCCATTTTCAGCCTGACTCAGATGGCCATTTTCAGCCTGACTCAGATGGCCATTTTCAGCCTGACTCAGATGGCCATTTTCAATTTGGACTGTTTTCCACCGTGTGCTACAGTCTCATCTTCGGTCTCAGCCTACCTGGAAACTGCTTCCTCCTTTACGGTCTGCTACAAACGAGAGGATGGCGTACAGCTTCAGACTTCCTCCTTCTCAATCTCACAACCTCTGACCTCATCTTTACCTTAACCCTGCCCTTCTTCGCCGTCTACCACCTCCATGGCTGGTTGTTTGGAGAGTGGGCCTGCAGGCTGGCGAGCGGAGCCCTCTTCCTGGGTTTCTACAGCTACATGTCCTTCCTGACAGCGCTGGCAGTGGATCGGTACGTTGCAATAGTGCTTGCTGTGTCCACGTCCATCCAGGCCAAACGTATGTTTTGTGTCCGTCTGACAACAGCTGTGCTCTGGGTCTTCTGTGTGGCGGCTTGTCTTTTAGAGGTGGTGTACACAGAGACCAGAGATGGCTTTGATGGAGAAATAGGCTGTGTTTCTACAATGCAGGGAAACGTGGAGATCTTCAGTTACTTTCTCCAGATATTCGTATTTTTCCTGTTACCCTTCCTTGTTATAACTTTTTGTTATGTTCGCATCTGTGCCACTGTTTCACACAGTGGACTCAGGGGGCGCAACAAGTCGATCAAACTGATTTGGGGGATTGTAGTGGGGTTTTTTGTCTGCTGGGCACCGTATAATGTTATGCTCTTCCTCCATTGCTTGAGATTGCTTGGCGACTATATGCCGAACACAGCAGTTTCGGATGAGGCGTTTATAGTTGCATATTACATCTGTCACACTCTGGCTTACAGCCACTGCTGTCTCAACCCACTGTTAAATGTGTTTGGAGGGCAGAAATATAGGAGAAATCTTCCTTCATCGTTTTGCAGTTTCTGTCTATCTACAGGAAACCAGAGATCCATCTCTCATACAAGTCAAACCTGGGTATGA
- the neurod6b gene encoding neurogenic differentiation factor 6-B, producing the protein MLTLPFEEQDMMCEPRFGANYPRESLPVNLDREPTRQHFDEMSNSETRDEDDDISDREEEDREDENENDLPKKRGPRKKKTKVRNERVKVRRQEANARERSRMHGLNDALESLRKVVPCYSKTQKLSKIETLRLAKNYIWALSETLSAGKKPDLLAFVQTLCKGLSQPTTNLVAGCLQLNARNFLTDPNGDVMFSARPPYDTIYPYPSSDINTPAGNSSSTLDSSKPFRHYNYGGAYEPYYENASPESGSPHFDGQLSPPMNFNGIFSLKHDETTEYGKNNHYGMRYCAVPGRGSLGQNPMYRVSPEGRFPYDLHLRSQPYQTQGEMNGSYHN; encoded by the coding sequence ATGTTGACTTTACCGTTCGAAGAACAAGATATGATGTGTGAGCCCAGGTTCGGTGCAAATTATCCTCGCGAAAGCTTACCTGTGAACCTCGACCGGGAGCCGACTAGACAACACTTTGATGAAATGTCCAATTCGGAAACTAGAGACGAAGACGATGACATTTCAGATAGGGAAGAAGAAGATAGAGAGGACGAGAATGAAAACGACCTCCCAAAAAAGAGAGGGCCGCGTAAAAAGAAGACCAAAGTGAGGAATGAAAGGGTCAAAGTTAGACGCCAGGAAGCTAATGCGCGGGAGCGCAGCCGAATGCACGGACTCAATGACGCACTGGAGAGCTTACGCAAGGTCGTGCCATGTTACTCTAAAACTCAAAAATTGTCCAAAATAGAAACACTTCGACTGGCAAAGAATTACATCTGGGCCTTATCAGAGACTCTGAGCGCAGGGAAAAAACCGGATCTGCTCGCCTTTGTGCAAACCTTGTGCAAAGGATTATCGCAACCGACCACTAACTTGGTGGCTGGCTGTTTGCAACTGAACGCCAGAAATTTCCTCACAGATCCCAATGGCGATGTCATGTTTTCTGCTAGGCCGCCTTACGATACCATATACCCGTACCCGAGCTCTGACATAAACACACCCGccggcaacagcagcagcacattGGACAGCTCCAAGCCCTTTCGACACTACAACTACGGTGGTGCTTACGAGCCCTATTATGAAAACGCGTCCCCCGAGAGTGGGAGTCCACACTTCGATGGTCAGCTAAGTCCTCCTATGAACTTCAACGGGATATTTTCCCTTAAGCACGACGAGACCACAGAGTATGGGAAGAACAACCACTACGGCATGCGGTACTGCGCGGTGCCTGGGAGGGGGTCCCTGGGGCAGAATCCCATGTACAGAGTGTCCCCGGAGGGTCGTTTCCCATATGACTTGCATCTACGCAGCCAACCCTACCAAACACAGGGTGAAATGAACGGGTCTTATCACAATTAG